Proteins encoded within one genomic window of Pigmentiphaga sp. H8:
- a CDS encoding glutathione binding-like protein, translating to MTDKIAKPAQQPIQVYSWPTPNGHKVHIMLEECKLPYEVTGINIGAGDQFKEEFLAISPNNKIPAIVDPEGPDGKPISLFESGAILVYLAGKTGKFLGKTDRERYSTLQWLMFQMGGVGPMLGQAHHFRLYAPERIEYATNRYTNESRRLYSVMDKQLSRQAFLAGRAYTIADMATWPWTRSHANQGVDLADFPNVKRWFDEIHARPAVQRGIQVLADQRKPQDATAKENLFGSTQYQRR from the coding sequence ATGACCGACAAGATCGCCAAGCCGGCCCAGCAGCCCATCCAGGTCTACTCCTGGCCGACGCCCAATGGCCACAAAGTGCACATCATGCTCGAGGAGTGCAAGCTTCCGTACGAAGTGACGGGCATCAACATCGGGGCTGGCGACCAGTTCAAGGAAGAGTTCCTGGCCATCAGCCCCAACAACAAGATTCCCGCCATCGTCGATCCCGAGGGGCCCGACGGCAAGCCGATCTCGCTGTTCGAGTCCGGCGCCATCCTGGTCTACCTGGCCGGCAAGACCGGCAAGTTCCTGGGCAAGACCGACCGCGAGCGCTACAGCACACTGCAATGGCTGATGTTCCAGATGGGCGGCGTCGGCCCCATGCTGGGCCAAGCCCACCATTTCCGGCTGTACGCGCCCGAGCGCATCGAATACGCCACCAACCGCTACACCAACGAATCCCGGCGGCTGTACAGCGTCATGGACAAGCAGTTGTCCCGCCAGGCCTTCCTGGCCGGACGCGCCTACACCATCGCCGACATGGCCACCTGGCCCTGGACCCGCTCGCACGCCAACCAGGGGGTGGACCTGGCGGACTTCCCCAACGTCAAGCGCTGGTTCGACGAGATCCACGCCCGACCAGCCGTGCAGCGCGGCATCCAGGTCCTGGCCGATCAGCGCAAGCCGCAAGACGCCACCGCGAAGGAAAACCTGTTCGGATCCACGCAGTACCAGCGGCGCTGA
- the acnA gene encoding aconitate hydratase AcnA, with protein sequence MPHNTFKTLKEFKIGSKTGQYYSLPALGKALGVAVERLPVSLRIVLESVLRNCDGKKVTEEHIKQLANWKPGAKREEEIPFVVARVVLQDFTGVPLLADLAAMRNVAAKLDKNPKAIEPLVPVDLVVDHSVMIDAYGTKNALDINMKLEFKRNHERYQFMKWGMQAFDTFGVVPPGFGIVHQVNLEYLARGVHKRDKVYYPDSLVGTDSHTTMINGIGVVGWGVGGIEAEAAMLGQPVYILTPDVVGVELKGKLREGVTATDLVLTITEMLRREKVVGKFVEFCGPGTASLTVSERATIGNMAPEYGATMGFFPVDERTIDFFKGTGRTKEEIDAFEAYYRAQKMFGVPNAKDIDYTTLLTLDLSTVAPSLAGPKRPQDRIEIGDVKATFGDLFSKPVAENGFSQPAAKLDQVFTTDNGIPIQNGDILIAAITSCTNTSNPSVLLAAGLLAKKAVKAGLKVKPHIKTSLAPGSRVVTEYLQKTDLLPYLEQLGFDVAAYGCTTCIGNAGDLAPELNDLITKNDLVCAAVLSGNRNFEARIHPNIKANFLASPPLVVAYAIAGTMKRDLMTEPVGRGTKGDVYLGDIWPTQAEVEKLMKYALDPKAFKSNYAQVKTNPGKLWQDIQGVAGQIYDWPKSTYIAEPPFFEDFTMEPGAANAVVRNARALGLFGDSITTDHISPAGSIKESSPAGRYLQANGVMKADFNSYGSRRGNHEVMMRGTFANVRIKNLMIPPNADGTRVEGGLTLHQPSGEQLSIYDAAMKYIAEGTPTVIFGGEEYGTGSSRDWAAKGTQLLGVKAVIARSFERIHRSNLVGMGVLPLQFKGGDSIQSLNITGRETYDITGLENGIKPQQDVTLTIHYENGTSRQVPLLLRIDTPIEVDYYNHGGILPFVLRQLLAA encoded by the coding sequence ATGCCGCACAACACGTTCAAAACCCTGAAAGAGTTCAAGATCGGCAGCAAAACCGGCCAGTACTACTCGCTCCCGGCACTCGGCAAGGCCCTGGGCGTGGCGGTAGAGCGACTGCCCGTCTCCCTGCGGATCGTGCTCGAATCCGTCCTGCGCAACTGTGACGGCAAGAAAGTCACCGAAGAACACATCAAACAGCTCGCCAACTGGAAACCCGGCGCCAAGCGCGAAGAAGAAATCCCCTTCGTCGTCGCCCGCGTCGTGCTCCAGGACTTCACCGGCGTTCCCCTGCTGGCCGACCTGGCCGCCATGCGCAACGTCGCTGCCAAGCTCGACAAGAATCCCAAGGCCATCGAACCCCTGGTTCCGGTGGACCTCGTCGTCGACCACTCCGTCATGATCGACGCCTACGGCACCAAGAACGCCCTCGACATCAACATGAAGCTGGAATTCAAGCGCAACCACGAGCGCTACCAGTTCATGAAGTGGGGCATGCAGGCCTTCGACACCTTCGGCGTGGTGCCCCCGGGCTTCGGCATCGTCCACCAGGTGAACCTCGAATACCTGGCGCGCGGCGTGCACAAGCGCGACAAGGTCTACTACCCTGACTCGCTGGTCGGCACCGACAGCCACACCACCATGATCAACGGCATCGGCGTGGTCGGCTGGGGCGTGGGCGGCATCGAGGCCGAGGCCGCCATGCTGGGCCAGCCCGTCTACATCCTGACCCCCGACGTCGTCGGCGTCGAGCTCAAGGGCAAGCTGCGCGAAGGCGTCACCGCGACCGACCTGGTCCTGACCATCACCGAGATGCTGCGCCGCGAGAAAGTCGTCGGCAAGTTCGTCGAGTTCTGTGGTCCCGGCACGGCCAGCCTGACCGTTTCCGAGCGCGCCACCATCGGCAACATGGCCCCCGAGTACGGCGCCACCATGGGCTTTTTCCCCGTGGACGAGCGCACCATCGACTTCTTCAAGGGCACGGGCCGCACCAAGGAAGAAATCGACGCCTTCGAAGCGTATTACCGCGCCCAGAAGATGTTCGGCGTGCCCAATGCCAAGGACATCGACTACACCACGCTGCTGACCCTGGACCTGTCCACCGTCGCGCCCTCGCTGGCCGGCCCCAAGCGTCCCCAGGACCGCATCGAGATCGGCGACGTCAAGGCCACCTTCGGCGACCTGTTCAGCAAGCCGGTTGCCGAGAACGGCTTCTCGCAGCCCGCCGCGAAACTCGACCAGGTCTTCACGACCGACAACGGCATCCCCATCCAGAACGGCGACATCCTGATCGCCGCCATCACCTCCTGCACCAACACGTCCAACCCCAGCGTGCTGCTGGCGGCGGGCCTGCTGGCCAAGAAGGCGGTGAAGGCCGGGCTCAAAGTCAAGCCGCACATCAAGACCTCGCTCGCCCCCGGATCGCGCGTCGTGACCGAGTACCTCCAGAAGACCGACCTGCTGCCCTATCTTGAACAGCTCGGCTTCGACGTGGCGGCCTACGGCTGCACGACCTGCATCGGCAACGCCGGCGACCTCGCGCCCGAGCTGAACGACCTCATCACCAAGAACGACCTGGTGTGCGCGGCCGTGCTGTCGGGCAACCGCAACTTCGAGGCCCGCATCCACCCGAACATCAAGGCCAACTTCCTGGCCTCGCCGCCGCTGGTCGTGGCCTACGCCATCGCCGGCACCATGAAGCGCGACCTGATGACCGAGCCGGTGGGGCGCGGCACCAAGGGCGATGTCTACCTGGGCGACATCTGGCCGACCCAGGCGGAAGTCGAGAAGCTGATGAAATACGCCCTGGATCCCAAGGCGTTCAAGAGCAACTACGCCCAGGTCAAGACCAACCCCGGCAAGCTGTGGCAGGACATCCAGGGCGTGGCCGGGCAGATCTACGACTGGCCCAAGTCGACCTACATCGCCGAGCCCCCGTTCTTCGAGGACTTCACGATGGAGCCGGGCGCGGCCAATGCCGTGGTCAGGAACGCCCGGGCCCTGGGCCTGTTCGGCGACTCCATCACCACCGACCACATCTCGCCGGCCGGCTCGATCAAGGAAAGCTCGCCCGCGGGCAGGTACCTGCAGGCCAACGGCGTGATGAAGGCCGACTTCAACAGCTACGGCTCGCGCCGCGGCAATCACGAGGTCATGATGCGGGGCACCTTCGCCAACGTGCGCATCAAGAACCTGATGATCCCGCCCAACGCCGACGGCACGCGCGTGGAAGGCGGCCTGACCCTGCACCAGCCCAGCGGCGAACAGCTGTCGATCTACGACGCGGCCATGAAGTACATCGCCGAGGGCACGCCCACGGTCATCTTCGGCGGCGAGGAATACGGCACGGGTTCGTCGCGCGACTGGGCCGCCAAGGGCACGCAGCTGCTGGGCGTGAAGGCCGTGATCGCGCGCAGCTTCGAGCGCATCCACCGCAGCAACCTGGTGGGCATGGGCGTGCTGCCGCTGCAGTTCAAGGGAGGCGACAGCATCCAGTCCCTGAACATCACGGGCCGCGAGACCTATGACATCACCGGGCTGGAAAACGGCATCAAGCCCCAGCAGGACGTGACGCTGACCATCCACTACGAGAACGGTACCAGCAGGCAGGTCCCGCTGCTGCTGCGCATCGACACGCCCATCGAGGTGGACTACTACAACCACGGCGGCATCCTGCCCTTCGTGCTGCGCCAGTTGCTGGCAGCCTGA
- a CDS encoding DUF2863 family protein: MPRSRSTSSSRLNRDAEKLVSLSLSLNGSGSRVEDRYWEGELGTLLEKLMHGGQDATIEAALEVLYQRNAGAYEILVEQAETLSESLTLQKDGVDHDVLLVVAPVVAWTRFSIPYGPIRIGLLDALKAQLHGHILAADARMAVAPELYSVDQMPRSFSATRLWLSRLGSQALGLTLPRMPATDDTEVANLLADTRYVVAAVAVPRGAPVFRWQENPGKPEHTRESCLAQWEAQAAPLFADLLPGCGFECLLPDAYYVNNREADRRVRPLSLRASVAWLEATLGIAPDQLRAVIAACGETEIEEYRIGFTQRQSNDVIYGSTWPIFGRDDDDPEMPVMDVIADQLRELGVTDLRKLQGLLPLEFCDDCGAPYFPNPLGEMVHAEPPEDADAGPAHFH, translated from the coding sequence ATGCCCCGTTCCCGCAGCACATCCTCGTCCCGCCTCAATCGCGATGCCGAAAAACTCGTATCGCTGTCCCTGTCGCTCAACGGCTCGGGCAGCCGGGTCGAGGACCGCTACTGGGAGGGGGAACTGGGCACGCTGCTGGAGAAGCTCATGCACGGCGGCCAGGACGCGACCATCGAGGCCGCGCTCGAGGTCCTGTACCAGCGCAACGCCGGCGCCTACGAGATCCTGGTCGAGCAGGCCGAGACCCTGTCGGAATCGCTGACGCTGCAGAAGGACGGCGTGGACCACGACGTGCTGCTGGTGGTGGCGCCGGTGGTGGCCTGGACCCGTTTCAGCATTCCCTACGGCCCGATACGCATCGGCCTGCTGGATGCGCTGAAGGCCCAGCTGCACGGCCACATCCTGGCGGCCGACGCGCGCATGGCGGTGGCTCCGGAACTCTACAGCGTGGACCAGATGCCGCGCTCGTTCAGCGCCACGCGGCTATGGCTGAGCCGCCTGGGCTCGCAGGCGCTGGGTCTGACGCTGCCGCGCATGCCGGCCACCGACGACACCGAGGTCGCGAACCTGCTGGCCGACACGCGCTACGTGGTGGCGGCCGTTGCCGTGCCGCGCGGCGCCCCGGTGTTCCGCTGGCAGGAAAACCCCGGCAAGCCCGAGCACACGCGTGAAAGCTGCCTGGCCCAGTGGGAAGCGCAAGCCGCCCCGCTGTTCGCCGACCTGCTGCCCGGCTGCGGCTTCGAATGCCTGCTGCCGGACGCCTACTACGTCAACAACCGCGAAGCCGACCGGCGCGTGCGGCCGCTGTCGCTGCGCGCCTCGGTCGCCTGGCTCGAAGCCACGCTGGGCATCGCGCCCGACCAGTTGCGCGCCGTCATCGCCGCCTGCGGCGAAACCGAGATCGAGGAATACCGGATCGGCTTCACCCAGCGCCAGAGCAACGACGTCATCTATGGCTCGACCTGGCCGATATTCGGCCGCGACGACGACGATCCCGAGATGCCCGTCATGGACGTGATCGCCGACCAGCTGCGGGAACTGGGCGTGACCGACCTGCGCAAGCTGCAGGGCCTGCTGCCCCTGGAATTCTGCGACGACTGCGGCGCGCCCTACTTCCCCAACCCCCTGGGGGAAATGGTGCACGCCGAGCCTCCCGAGGACGCCGACGCCGGCCCCGCCCATTTCCACTGA
- a CDS encoding hydroxymethylglutaryl-CoA lyase: MIQINEVGPRDGLQIEPAFVATDDKVALVDALSDCGFARIEVTSFTSARAIPALADAEAVMQRIRRRPGVVYTCLVPNLRGMERALDSGADELNLVMSVSETHNQANLRMTREQSTAQLLAMLERAAQARVPCNVSLSTTFGCPFEGDIAPSEVERLARLFAGAGAAGITLCDTTGMAYPTQVADLSASLAALLPASISLTLHLHNTRGMALANALAAWQAGMRRFDGAVGGLGGCPYAPGASGNASTEELVHMFDCMGVDTGVSLAPLLEVVATLPRLVAREVPSQLLAAGPRLRTHPAPGR, encoded by the coding sequence ATGATCCAGATCAACGAGGTCGGCCCGCGCGACGGGCTGCAGATCGAACCCGCCTTCGTCGCCACCGACGACAAGGTGGCGCTGGTCGATGCGCTGTCCGACTGCGGCTTCGCCCGCATCGAGGTCACCAGCTTCACCTCGGCCCGCGCCATTCCCGCGCTGGCCGACGCCGAGGCCGTCATGCAGCGCATCCGCCGCCGGCCCGGCGTGGTCTACACCTGCCTCGTGCCCAACCTGCGCGGCATGGAGCGCGCCCTGGACAGCGGCGCCGACGAACTCAACCTGGTGATGTCGGTCAGCGAGACCCACAACCAGGCCAACCTGCGGATGACCCGCGAACAATCCACGGCCCAGTTGCTGGCCATGCTCGAACGCGCCGCGCAGGCGCGCGTGCCCTGCAACGTCTCGCTGTCCACCACGTTCGGCTGCCCGTTCGAGGGCGACATCGCGCCGTCCGAGGTCGAGCGGCTGGCGCGGCTCTTCGCCGGCGCCGGCGCGGCCGGCATCACGCTGTGCGACACCACCGGCATGGCCTACCCCACGCAGGTGGCGGACCTGTCCGCGTCGCTGGCCGCCCTCCTGCCCGCCTCCATCTCCTTGACCCTGCATCTGCACAACACCCGCGGCATGGCGCTGGCCAATGCGCTGGCGGCCTGGCAGGCCGGCATGCGGCGCTTCGACGGCGCCGTGGGCGGCCTGGGCGGCTGTCCCTATGCACCGGGCGCCAGCGGCAACGCCAGCACCGAGGAACTCGTCCACATGTTCGACTGCATGGGCGTGGACACCGGCGTCTCGCTGGCCCCGCTGCTGGAGGTCGTGGCCACCCTGCCGCGCCTGGTCGCGCGCGAGGTGCCCAGCCAGTTGCTGGCCGCCGGGCCGCGCCTGCGCACCCATCCGGCGCCGGGGAGATAA
- a CDS encoding acetyltransferase, whose product MIKIRPSTPQDAPLAIAIWRRAVDATHDFLTPEDRQAIDREVVSFLPGAPLWVAVDDQDRALAFMLLNDGHMEALFVDPDHRGFGLGRALVRHALERFPGLTTDVNEQNAQAMGFYERLGFIPTGRSPRDGQGRPYPLIHLRHPTPTPAG is encoded by the coding sequence GTGATCAAGATCCGCCCCTCCACTCCCCAAGACGCCCCCCTCGCCATCGCCATCTGGCGCCGCGCCGTGGACGCCACCCACGACTTCCTGACGCCGGAAGACCGCCAGGCCATCGACCGCGAAGTCGTGTCCTTCCTGCCCGGTGCCCCGCTCTGGGTAGCCGTGGACGACCAGGACCGCGCCCTGGCTTTCATGCTGCTGAACGACGGCCACATGGAAGCCCTGTTCGTCGACCCCGACCACCGCGGATTCGGCCTCGGCCGCGCCCTGGTCCGGCACGCCCTGGAACGATTCCCCGGCCTGACCACCGACGTGAACGAACAGAACGCCCAGGCCATGGGCTTCTACGAACGCCTGGGCTTCATCCCCACCGGCCGCTCCCCGCGGGACGGCCAGGGCCGCCCCTATCCGCTGATCCATCTGCGCCACCCCACCCCAACACCAGCCGGATGA
- a CDS encoding bile acid:sodium symporter family protein: MTRPRFLPDNFTLSLIVVVTLASFLPCSGQTAVVFDWITNIAIGLLFFLHGAKLSREAIVAGATHWRLHLLIFVFTFVMFPVLGMAFKPLLAPLVTPDLYLGILFLCALPATVQSAIALTSIARGNIPAAICSASASSLLGIFLTPVLVKLMMSTAGEAAFSFDAVGKILMQLLLPFVVGQVMRRWIGGWVARHRAVLKYVDQGSILLVVYSAFSEAVVGGLWHQTSTATLAGVLVACAVILAVALLATTYISRALGFSKEDEITIVFCGSKKSLATGIPMAKVLLSSSAAGAIVLPLMIFHQMQLMVCAVLARRYANRPEEATEASPRAA; this comes from the coding sequence ATGACTCGTCCGCGTTTCCTGCCCGATAATTTCACACTCAGCCTGATCGTCGTCGTCACCCTTGCCAGCTTCCTGCCATGTTCCGGGCAGACGGCCGTGGTATTCGACTGGATCACCAACATCGCCATCGGCCTGCTGTTCTTCCTGCACGGCGCCAAGCTGTCGCGCGAGGCCATCGTCGCCGGCGCCACCCACTGGCGGCTGCATCTGCTGATCTTCGTATTCACCTTCGTCATGTTCCCCGTCCTGGGGATGGCGTTCAAGCCGCTCCTGGCGCCGCTGGTCACCCCCGACCTGTACCTGGGCATCCTGTTCCTGTGCGCCCTGCCGGCCACGGTGCAGTCGGCCATCGCGCTCACGTCCATCGCGCGCGGCAACATCCCGGCGGCCATCTGCAGCGCCTCGGCCTCCAGCCTGCTAGGCATCTTCCTGACGCCGGTGCTGGTCAAGCTGATGATGAGCACCGCCGGCGAGGCGGCCTTCTCGTTCGACGCGGTGGGCAAGATCCTGATGCAACTGCTGCTGCCCTTCGTGGTGGGGCAGGTGATGCGCCGCTGGATAGGCGGCTGGGTCGCGCGCCATCGCGCCGTGCTCAAGTACGTGGACCAGGGCTCCATCCTGCTGGTGGTCTATTCGGCCTTCAGCGAGGCCGTGGTGGGCGGCCTGTGGCACCAGACCTCGACCGCGACGCTGGCCGGCGTGCTGGTGGCCTGCGCGGTGATCCTGGCCGTGGCGCTGCTGGCCACGACCTACATCAGCCGCGCGCTGGGATTCTCGAAAGAAGACGAGATCACCATCGTTTTCTGCGGGTCCAAGAAAAGCCTGGCCACCGGCATTCCCATGGCCAAGGTGCTGTTGTCCAGCAGCGCCGCCGGCGCCATTGTCCTGCCGCTGATGATCTTCCACCAGATGCAGCTGATGGTATGCGCGGTGCTGGCGCGCCGCTACGCCAACCGCCCCGAGGAAGCGACCGAGGCCAGCCCGCGCGCGGCCTGA
- a CDS encoding CaiB/BaiF CoA-transferase family protein yields the protein MPRQILEGIRILELGQLIAGPFAAKTLADFGAEIIKIEPPGQGDPLRKWRMLHEGTSVWWEAQSRSKQSVCVDLRQPEGQELVRKLAAQADVLIENFRPGAMEKWGLSWEALHALNPRLIMLRVSGYGQTGTKRDEPGFAAIGEAMAGLRYLTGEPGRPPVRAGLSLGDTIAGLHGAMGVLLALYDRDARGGQGQMIDTALYESVFNLSESLLPEYSVFGAVRQPAGGALPGIAPSNAYPCADGEYVLIAGNGDGIFVRLMRRMGRDDLADDPGLARNDGRAQRAAELDEAIGAWTRTLDSGAVLAALREADVPAGRIYNARDIAQDPHYRARDMIQAVTSAKGLKVEMPGIVPKLSTHPGAIRHRAPTLGEHTDAVLRGVGLDDEALRTLRGKGVIA from the coding sequence ATGCCACGGCAAATCCTCGAAGGCATCCGCATCCTGGAACTGGGCCAGTTGATCGCCGGCCCGTTCGCCGCCAAGACGCTGGCCGATTTCGGCGCCGAAATCATCAAGATCGAACCGCCCGGCCAGGGCGATCCGCTGCGCAAGTGGCGCATGCTGCACGAGGGCACCTCGGTCTGGTGGGAAGCCCAGTCGCGCAGCAAGCAATCGGTATGCGTGGACCTGCGTCAACCCGAAGGGCAGGAACTAGTGCGCAAGCTGGCCGCGCAGGCCGACGTGCTGATCGAGAACTTCCGCCCCGGCGCCATGGAGAAATGGGGCCTGTCCTGGGAAGCCCTGCATGCGCTGAATCCCCGCCTGATCATGCTGCGCGTCTCGGGCTACGGCCAGACCGGAACCAAACGCGACGAACCGGGTTTCGCGGCGATAGGCGAAGCCATGGCCGGGCTGCGCTACCTGACCGGCGAACCGGGCCGCCCGCCCGTGCGCGCGGGGCTGTCGCTGGGCGACACGATCGCCGGCCTGCATGGCGCGATGGGCGTGCTGCTGGCGCTGTACGACCGCGACGCGCGCGGCGGCCAGGGGCAGATGATCGACACCGCGCTGTACGAAAGCGTGTTCAACCTGAGTGAAAGCCTGCTGCCCGAGTATTCGGTGTTCGGCGCCGTGCGCCAGCCGGCGGGCGGCGCCCTGCCCGGTATCGCTCCCTCGAACGCCTACCCTTGCGCCGACGGCGAGTACGTGCTGATCGCCGGCAACGGCGATGGCATCTTCGTGCGCCTGATGCGGCGCATGGGACGCGACGACCTGGCCGACGACCCGGGCCTGGCCCGCAACGACGGCCGCGCGCAGCGCGCGGCCGAGCTGGACGAGGCCATCGGCGCCTGGACCCGCACGCTGGACAGCGGCGCGGTGCTGGCCGCGCTGCGCGAGGCCGACGTGCCCGCCGGCCGCATCTACAACGCCCGCGACATCGCCCAGGACCCGCACTACCGCGCCCGCGACATGATCCAGGCAGTCACCTCGGCCAAGGGCCTGAAGGTCGAGATGCCCGGCATCGTGCCCAAGCTGTCCACGCATCCGGGCGCCATCCGCCACCGCGCGCCGACCCTGGGCGAACACACCGACGCCGTGCTGCGCGGCGTGGGCCTGGACGACGAGGCCTTGCGGACGCTGCGCGGCAAGGGAGTGATCGCATGA
- a CDS encoding SgcJ/EcaC family oxidoreductase, which translates to MKRLGMVILAGALAGCATNPGVSGGALAPHLESCKGVSEQEIAGLFDRWNRSLQTGDPHQVVANYAPDSVLLPTMSNQPRYSAQAKEDYFQHFLEDRPAGRIDERRIALGCNTAVDSGLYTFTFARTGAAVKARYTYAYRWDGRQWLITSHHSSAMPERK; encoded by the coding sequence ATGAAACGTCTGGGAATGGTGATCCTGGCCGGCGCGCTGGCAGGCTGTGCCACGAATCCGGGGGTGTCCGGGGGCGCGCTGGCGCCGCACCTGGAAAGCTGCAAGGGGGTCAGCGAGCAGGAGATCGCCGGCCTGTTCGACCGATGGAACCGCTCGCTGCAGACCGGCGATCCGCATCAGGTGGTGGCCAACTACGCGCCCGATTCGGTGCTGCTGCCCACCATGTCCAACCAGCCGCGCTACAGCGCGCAGGCCAAGGAGGACTACTTCCAGCATTTCCTGGAGGATCGTCCGGCGGGCCGGATCGACGAGCGCCGCATCGCGCTGGGGTGCAATACCGCCGTCGATTCGGGGCTGTACACCTTCACCTTCGCCCGGACGGGGGCCGCGGTCAAGGCTCGCTATACCTATGCCTATCGCTGGGACGGGCGGCAATGGCTGATCACCAGCCATCACTCGTCGGCGATGCCGGAAAGAAAGTAG
- a CDS encoding LysR substrate-binding domain-containing protein, with protein sequence MVNLSRFDLVTLSLFAAVARHGSISAGARQANLAVGAASRRIADLEDTVGTPLLYRRASGVELTEAGGACLRHALRILQDVEQLAGRMSDYASGAVGQVRIAANTSSITQFLPEDLAGFMASHPGIRIELEEQNSADIVAAVNENRADVGVFADRTPADGLATYPYREDELVLIAPRAHALASRRSVAFRDTLDYDYVSLPDATSLANRIREESSRLDRPIRPRIQVRSFDAICRMVSTGMGVGILPRLAAVPHAKSMNLKLVALEDGWARRGLLLGVRAPEALTAPARLLVSHLRAAAAPA encoded by the coding sequence TTGGTCAATCTTTCGCGCTTCGATCTCGTCACGCTGTCGTTGTTCGCGGCCGTCGCGCGCCACGGCAGCATCTCGGCCGGCGCCCGCCAGGCCAACCTGGCGGTGGGCGCGGCCAGCCGGCGCATCGCCGACCTGGAGGACACGGTGGGTACTCCCCTGCTCTACCGCCGGGCCTCGGGCGTGGAGCTGACCGAGGCCGGAGGCGCCTGCCTGCGGCACGCGCTGCGCATCCTGCAGGACGTGGAGCAACTGGCCGGCCGGATGTCCGACTATGCCAGCGGCGCCGTGGGCCAGGTCCGCATCGCCGCCAATACCTCGTCCATCACGCAGTTCCTGCCGGAGGACCTGGCCGGGTTCATGGCGAGCCATCCCGGCATCCGCATCGAACTCGAAGAACAGAACAGCGCGGACATCGTGGCCGCGGTGAACGAGAACCGCGCCGACGTCGGCGTGTTCGCCGATCGCACGCCCGCCGATGGCCTGGCGACCTACCCTTATCGCGAGGACGAACTGGTGCTGATCGCGCCGCGCGCGCACGCGCTGGCGTCCCGGCGCTCGGTGGCCTTTCGCGATACGCTGGACTATGACTACGTCAGCCTGCCGGACGCCACCTCGCTCGCCAACCGGATACGGGAGGAAAGCAGCCGGCTGGACCGGCCCATCCGGCCGCGCATCCAGGTGCGCAGCTTCGATGCCATCTGCCGGATGGTCTCGACCGGCATGGGCGTGGGGATCCTGCCCCGCCTCGCGGCGGTCCCGCATGCGAAGTCCATGAATCTGAAGCTGGTCGCGCTGGAAGACGGCTGGGCCAGGCGCGGCCTGCTGCTGGGCGTGCGCGCGCCCGAGGCGCTGACCGCGCCGGCGCGGCTGCTGGTGTCGCACTTGCGGGCGGCCGCCGCGCCGGCCTGA
- the selD gene encoding selenide, water dikinase SelD, whose product MSTPIRLTQYSHGAGCGCKISPKVLDVILAGSGAQHLDPRLWVGNASRDDAAVYALDDERGVVSTTDFFMPIVDDPFDFGRIAATNAISDIYAMGGDPLLAIAILGWPVNLLPPEVAREVVRGGRAACDAAGIPLAGGHSIDAPEPIFGLAVTGVVDKARLKRNDTATVGCKLYLTKPLGIGILTTAEKKAKLRPEDVNLARDWMCTLNRPGSRFGRLAGVQAMTDVTGFGLLGHLVEMADGSGVSARVEFAKVPRLPGVEHYLAEGCVPGGTGRNFDSYGQRIAPLGQDRIDLLCDPQTSGGLLVAVAPGAEDEFLAAAAESGLALEPIGELVERRDYAVEVV is encoded by the coding sequence ATGAGCACTCCCATACGCCTGACGCAGTACAGCCACGGGGCCGGCTGCGGCTGCAAGATATCGCCCAAGGTCCTGGATGTGATCCTGGCCGGCAGCGGCGCGCAGCATCTCGACCCGCGGTTGTGGGTGGGCAACGCCTCGCGAGACGATGCGGCGGTCTACGCGCTGGACGACGAGCGCGGCGTGGTGTCGACCACGGATTTCTTCATGCCCATCGTCGACGATCCCTTCGATTTCGGCCGCATCGCCGCCACCAACGCCATCAGCGACATCTATGCGATGGGTGGCGATCCGCTGCTGGCCATCGCCATCCTGGGCTGGCCGGTCAACCTGCTGCCGCCCGAGGTGGCACGCGAGGTGGTGCGCGGCGGCCGCGCGGCCTGCGACGCGGCGGGCATTCCGCTGGCGGGCGGGCATTCGATCGACGCTCCCGAGCCGATATTCGGGCTGGCCGTGACCGGCGTGGTGGACAAGGCCCGGCTCAAGCGCAACGACACCGCCACGGTGGGCTGCAAGCTGTACCTGACCAAGCCGCTGGGCATCGGCATCCTGACCACGGCCGAGAAGAAGGCCAAGCTGCGCCCCGAAGATGTGAACCTGGCACGGGACTGGATGTGCACGCTGAACCGGCCGGGCAGCCGCTTCGGCCGGCTGGCCGGGGTCCAGGCCATGACCGACGTCACCGGCTTCGGCCTGCTGGGCCACCTGGTGGAGATGGCCGACGGCAGCGGCGTCAGCGCCCGCGTCGAGTTCGCCAAGGTGCCGCGCCTGCCGGGCGTGGAGCACTATCTGGCCGAAGGCTGCGTGCCAGGCGGCACGGGCCGCAATTTCGACAGCTATGGCCAGCGCATCGCCCCGCTGGGCCAGGATCGCATCGACTTGTTGTGCGATCCGCAAACCAGCGGCGGCCTGCTGGTGGCGGTCGCGCCGGGGGCCGAGGACGAGTTCCTGGCGGCCGCCGCCGAATCCGGGCTGGCGCTCGAGCCCATCGGGGAACTGGTCGAGCGGCGCGACTACGCGGTCGAAGTGGTGTGA